The Heteronotia binoei isolate CCM8104 ecotype False Entrance Well chromosome 19, APGP_CSIRO_Hbin_v1, whole genome shotgun sequence genome contains the following window.
tgtgagggaagggggaggcggGTAACATCTGGCTTGCACTTTTCAAGCACCAAAATTTGGGCAACCTGCATTCACAATGAGACTGTAGATTGCTGGACTAGAAACCAAGAATGCAGCACAGCAAATATTTCTTTGCACTGACTGCTCCTTACATAAATAGAATTTAGCAAAGCAATTCCTATGAGAAAGGCCTATTCTATTCAGTAAGGCTTTGAAGCAAAAGGACCCTGTTTTACATTTAGCATCCTTTtaacttgttttgtttttacaaggagggagggaaagggcaaAGAAAGGCTCATAGTGGTTTCGGAAGTTCCACAATAAAGCCCATTTGACCGGTATGGAGGGTGTATTGGTTTTGAACGTCAATCAAAACTtgatgttgttgttgctgttgttaacagatgtttaaaagaaaatcaaacttgattgttttgtttaaaaagagAGAATGAGAGTAATGGAGCAGCCTTCTTCTAAAGGCTTTCCAGTGTCTTCCCTTCAGAGCAGTGAATTTTCTGAGATTGCTGACTGACCCGTTCTTTTCGATGGGCAGCTGATTCATGTCCATAGAGGCAAGGCTAGTGGCGTTCTCCTTCCACTCGTTTCTTGCGAACTAGAGAGCATGAGGGGCAAAACACAGTTTGATCAAAGTCTAGATTCACTTTTCTAAACTTACAGCATTCAAAAACAGAAACTAGGGTTGTATTtattgttggaaatatgtatctgttttgtatgtcctttgcaatgttctaaagttccagtcattatagggttaacactgtgcctgattccctattgtcttcatgacctaggaagaagatactgactgctgtcaatcaaggtctagaagcaggaaaacctgttttgtttgtttggtcagttagttaggtgacttcctttgttcaggcagagaggtcaagaaggaggaggaagcagtctgcattaagcatgtggttctcagtgtgttagcatgtagttctttagtgtttgttgttttatctcccagtaacctttccctgtagaaataaatatgtttttgttttttcatgttaaatgcctctcaatgattatttgatccattgatccatcgcactgtttgagataaagaaataaaattgcATTTGTGAATGcagggaggaacggtggctcagtggtagagcatctgcttggtaagcagaaggtcccaggttcaatcctcggcatctccaactaaaagggtcgaggcaaataggtgtgaaaaaccttagcttgagtccctggagagccactgccaatctgagtagacaatactgactttgatggaccaagggtctgattcagtataaggcagcttcatatgttcataatttcaaacagaatttcctTAACATTTATCACATCTGCATCCTTCTCTTTCACCAAGTAGCTTCAGGCATCTTACCTGGGATTATAATACTCATTCTTACAACACCAGCAGCCTTGAGAGGAAATTTAGGCTGAGGTATGGTGAGTAGCCCTCAGCTGGCAGTCCCATGTCAGAATcttagatgggggggggagaggaagttgGTTGCTCAAAGTATCATGTTGCTATAACCCAAAAAGACATAGAAGAGTGCTTTGTCTTATTAGCATCTCTGTATTTTGAAGTGTGGATACAGTAGGTGGATTTTCAAAATTATAACTCTGAAAAAGTGTCTCTGCATCTTAAAGCTACACTTGGCCTATTAACACCAACCTAGTCCCCCAGTGAGGCTTTGGGATGTTCCAGCACTCTTGCTAGCATGATGGATACAGTGACTTACCTAGGTCATTATTTTTAGTGATGGCTGCTGCTACCCTCGTTCTTGGACCTTGCTTTGTAAACTGGTACCCAAATTTGAGGATCTGGGAGTTTTCCTCCAGCATCTGAGCAATCTCCATCTCCACTGCTGTGCCAAGCTGCTGCCTCTAAGGAATGAATTAAAATGAGAATCAAGCATTTACTTCCAAAGGAGAGGGAAGCAGACCTTAGTTGACACCACACACATGCATCACTTGGTATCTCATCATTGTATTAATGGTGGTGCTTTAAAGAGCAACAATAAGTTAAAAACAGAGCTCTCCCCAAAGAACTTACAGTCTAAATTTAGTCATGGAGGGAGTGGGGAGAATtaaaagaggggggagagaggcagaggtAATAGGGAATGAGTAGAGAACAAATGTAGCTAACACTTATTAAGGCTTTATTTTAGTTGGAATGGCATAATGGATTATAGCAATCAGTGTTAAAGGAGAGATGTTTGAAAAGTCGGGCACCATAGTTCAGTGGAAGCCAACAATATTGGAGCTTGTTCACACATGCTCATCATCCAACAATGACTTGCATTTGTGAATGAACCATCAGCAATGAAATACTGTGGTCAAATGCGAGACTCGATGAAACTTTGGTTTCACTGAGTGACACAGTTCCATAGCACAGGTtaatggctcagcagcagagcatctATCTTTTTTGCATGCAGTTGAcagcatcaccagttaaaaggaccaggtagtaggtgatatgaaagacccactgccagtcagagtagatgatACCAACTTTGATAGACTGCTGATCTaactcactataaggcagcttcaaggaTCATTTAATAGTCTGAGTGGCCCAGCTTGGAGGCAGAGTGCTGGACAAGAAAGAACTCTGGTCTGACCTAACACCACAATTTTACTGTTCTTCGTATTTTGCTTTTGGTACCCAGTTTTCTCCACATGTTTTCTATTACATTTCTGAAGTtgcaaggaaacaaaaaaaaccccaagtcctACCACTCTCAGGTCTGTCTTCTTTCAGAAATatctcacaaccagtgttccctctaagctgagttagcatcagctagctcacagatttttgtcttaactcaggaaggataaccccagagcacaataatttatgcagtaactcacaactttaataccagtagctcacaactttcatgcaagtagctcacaaagtagaatttttgttcacaagactctgcagcttagagagaacattacTCACAACCACATCTTGACCACCTCCTTACTGCTTATtgtatgtttatttatatattagtcttacatcccgccctccctgttGAAGCAAGCTCAGATACCAAGCTATCTCTATAGCCAAAGCCAGCTTCCAGTCCACAGTCCATTCCTTTACCTGATTGTCAATTTTGATCTCTGTCAGTGTCTTATTCACTTTTAGGGCATCAACCAGGGCCAGGATCCCAATCCCGGTGATAAAGTTGGATTCTGTATTTAGACTTTTCAATGTCTTGTTCACTTTTAGAGCATCAGCAAAAGCCTGAAGGCATAAGAATAGTTGCATTAGTTAGTATCTCAAGATTATCCACAAACAACAGGTGAAATATATGTACCTACCATGGCACATATATTTGGCAATGTCCCAAAGATAAAAATCTTCATTTTAACGTTCTCTTTTACAATTTATTTTAACACATTTGGAGGGTCAGCATAATTATATGATtggatttatttcatttttaccaTGCTTCAGCACTGTATTGGTACATATAAACAAAATTTCATTTCAGCTACATGTCATGTTTAACCAGAAGTAGTTTCAGGTGTTCTCTTGTGACTCAGGTTCGGGAAATGCCTTCTGTACCAACCCAGAAAAGAGAGGAACAAGTCATAGCTTTGGTTCCTGCATCAGAAGTATGGAAAGGGGGTGTGCAAGCCACTCAGTGACCCAGCTTTTAGCACCGTATCACCTAAAGCCACTCCCAGACTAACTTTTAAAACTAAGGAATGAAGCATTACTTGTTCAAGTAATACCAATCGCTTTCCTTCACAAACAAGGCATTCCTTTGTTTTCCAGAAGACTACAGTTCACACAGATTTTTTCAGGTAAGAAACTCTAGAATTCTGGGATCACAACGGAGAAGGCCCACAGCTGTTAATCTCCCCCACCTTCATCTTGCATACATCATATTCTATGTAACATGTGATCCTAAAAGATGAGAAGGCTCATAAGACATGGAGCAGTGATGATATACCCAACAGGAAGATTTGGGTGCCTTTAATAACAACATAGTAAGCAATAATTTTAGGGGGGCATTGCAACAGTGGGAgtgtttctagtgtcctggccccactggtggacctcctgatggcacctgggagtttttttggccactgtgtgacacagagtgttggactggatgggctattggcctgctccaacatggcccatgttcttatgttctcttatgtaatACAACAAGTGAAGTTTTCTTGCCATAGAAATATAGGGATAGGGAAAGCTGCATCTGTTGAATTTCTCCTTGTCTTGTACTGGTTAAAAACAAAGGAGTCCAGCCAGAAAAATGATAGCAATACTAGAGAGTATATTCCTCAGACAGAACAGAGGAAAGAGATTTACTAAAGAGATATTTTATAAACAAAAAATGTCAAAAATGGTACAGCCCTAAAGCTATGTACAAATTTGTATTCCCTCAGACATTCTTCAGCATTTGCAACTCTACATCTTGTAGAGACAAAGTTTTTCAAGGAATGCTTTGTTCAGCTTACAATTGCAACAGGATCATTGCTCCGAGTAGCTGCCAGACTGAATTTCTTCACATATGTATTGGTTTCCAAAGCTTTTGCAAACTCTTTCAGTGTTGGAATTGGGATATTCTGCATTATGGGGAGAAAATGCAGCAATTTAGGACATTAAACAGACACTGGatttaaatgtaaataaaaaaatgaagTTTTTTAGCCGGGAAAAGCAGATTAGGTATATGGGCAGCCTCCATTATGCCAAAATTTTCAAATATTGGCTTCTAGTGGCAGCTTTGGAGTCCTGAGAGCCTGGATAATGCCAGACCATGGTTCAGCATTACACAATGAAGCATCATATGTAAGcttgcaacctccaggtggcacctggacaGATCCCAGCAttcagaaaatggcagcttgcgAGGTAGACTCCATGGAACTACACtcttccctggctccacccccaaatctccagtaatttcctgACCCAAAGTTGGTAACCTTACTCATAAGCCTGCactcttttctcttcctctctccttctGACAGATGCTCCAATTCCCTCCCTCTGGCAGTGAGCCATTATTTGTTTTTACATCTAAACTGGCAAATTGTGGTTTGAGTTTGTCCTACAAACTATAAAACATTTCAATTTGTTATTCATTGGAGCTGACTCTCTTGGCCTGGTGGGTTCAGCATGTAAATCTTCCAGTCTCTCCAGAAGGTTGCTGAGATATTAGCTCAGGACCTTCATGCATTGCTTTCTTACTGACATTACCTATTCACAAAGATTttaatggtgggggtggggaataatTCAAATATGCAGCCCCTTCGTGCGCATCCATACCATATTAGAATAATCTCTTAGGGTTCTGCTCTGTCCTTCCACTGTGAATGAAGAAATACTCCAGAAAACAAATTAAACGCAACAGAATGCATTTCAGTACCTTTATATTGTTCAGATTCACTTCCAGGAGTGTAGGATCATTTGCCTTAATCCTTTGCAAAGTGGCTTCTACATTGGTTGGATTAGGTGGCTCTTCAAAAACTGGTTTGACCTTTTCACCCTTGACCACATCTGAAAAACATAATCCAAAccaattcctttttttttctaccaaacgttttatttttgcaatatattgaaataaattcatctattcaaattcaaatatacttctccaatacattacatattttcctccccccccactcctcttattcatgacctctgccagtacttaaaacaaattCAAAGCATATTAAAAGTAAATTCACAATTATGaaatctttagaaagaaaaaattatcattcactaaccgtttctctaataatcacttagttCTTATTAAACACAAAGCTCATAATTATTAAATCAATTCCAGAGTTCcacctatcttagtcttatcttaactctcatatatatatttaccaaataactatgttctactaatgcttttatcacaattcctctttatcatttaaattTCAATTAATATTGtcatacactactaaatatcttttcaccattataaatttttacacaaagagttatctttcatTAACCTTTTCTCTAACATTCACTTAGTACTTATTAAACATaaaactcatagttataaaatcaactctggaattccagctgtcttaatcttaactcatatatgtataattaccatgtaactatatcctactaactcaataatcacgattcttctttatcatttatctttctctatcaagcttttaatttgtagcagctgaaaccaatcaaatttgtcctgcagctcttcaaccgatttcatttcaactttgccccccttgaactttagcagttgttcgtatgatacccatttcccttcccttacactttgcggcatacttattacttctgttggcacaatccaaagtggtttcctctcatctccatacttactATATTCTTTCCAAGTATTCACTATatcctccttatatagtgatgtgaaaaaaccatccatcttctctttcccataatacatatatgcatgccagccaaagatatttccatgtccttctagcaccaataattttttgttgatcaaagtcatccattccttaatccataccaaacaaactgcatcatgatatagcattaaatcaggtaattggaagccacctctttctttcgcatctgttacgattttcattttgattcttggtttcttacccgcccaaataaactctgaaatctttctttgccacaggttaaattgtttcttatctttcactactgggatagtttgaaataaaaacatcatccttggtagaacattcattttaattgcagatatcctccccagcatagaaatgtttagtttattccattttaacatatcatcttctattttatgccagagcttttcataattgttcttatataagtcaatgtttttcattgtcaTTTCCAcatctaaatattttactttggaagcaacttcacatccagtggcattttgtaattctttctgtttgcttaatgtcagattcttagtaaggattttcgatttttctttattaatataaaagccagctatctcaccatactctttaattttctttaacaacaaaggcatcacttgtactgggttctcattaatgaacatcacatcatctgcaaagggtctgtatttataggaaaaacctttcaacttcaatgcctctatttcactatcttcatcaatttgagtcaacaagacctctagggtcgttataaacaacaacggagatagagggcaaccttgtcttgtgcctttgctgatcttcagttgttcagttaagtcAGTATTCACACAGCGTTTTGCCTGtcgttctgtatatattgctttaatcatccttataaaatctcctaatttcattttctccatcactgcaaacaaaaagtcccagttaagattatcaaaagctttttctgcatccgcaaaaaataaagctacctccttttctggatgtttttcatagtattcaacaatgtctattacatttctgatgttatcccttatttgcctcctagggagaaaactcgcttgttcttcctgaatagaaatgtttacatgctgtttgagtcgttccgctagaattttagcaaatattttataatcattattcagtagtgaaatcggtctatagtttttaacattcgtggagtctctttcttctttcggtattaatgaaataacagcttctttccatgaatcTGGTCCCTTCCCATCTTCTCTAATACAGTTCATCAACTTTTGCATTTTGGGCATTAGTACATCCAccaagactttataaaattttgctgaaaagccgtCTGGACCCAgagctttccctaatttcattgaacaaatcgctgcttcaatttcaaccttctcaattggattattcaagattttttccatATTATCAAAGGTTTCACCTTTATTCTTTGCAAATAGGcatcaattttttctttttttacctgttgacctttaaaatctcccattagcataacctgttcataagtcacttgattaagttgttgcaaaatgtctttaaagaaaacatccttcGCCCCGTTAGGGACATACAAGCCCACCAACAacgtgttttttttctttcacttatcaacacctccactgcaatgtatctgccatcattgtctttaaaaaccagtttAGGTTTCTATATGTCTAACAGGGACTCTATATGCATAATCACATAAGCGCTCCTCTTcactccacacttacttcctgactctctagcaCTGAAGTCTCGTTCTCAATGGTTGTAAGCCTCGCAATGATTGCAggaaacgtcacttcctgttttaaggagagagtctgcagctttgttatgactgggttttttttcaaagccacaagaattcataacagcaagtatttttctgcacttttctgctttcttttaagtccaaaaaaaccacttctacccccttccacttcttctTGATTTCacactttgaaaaatagttctgggtcctagatcttcccttttaacaagcttagATTAAACCCGGAGTAGCAGATAAGGATCTTTACCTTATTAACAACGTCTATTCTCTCGTTACACCATCCATTTTATCTCAGATGTtattatagtccataggaagCATTAGTGAGTTTATGTAAATTTAATGACTCCAAAGATTCTTTGTAGGCaatagaatgcaattcttcatcgggggaatcttcaaagccggaaaaaaaccctcctgggatcgtttgtcagccaaagtgaatcctCCTCGAAAAAAACATGCATGCCAtagacaagttcctttactggaaagagtagacagtaggcttt
Protein-coding sequences here:
- the LOC132587904 gene encoding tropomodulin-2 is translated as MAVPFRKELEKYKNINEDEILSKLSEDELKQLESVLDDLDPENALLPAGYRQKDQTNKSATGPFDRERLLSYLEKQALEHKDREDFVPFTGEKKGKVFIPKEKPIETRTEEKVTLDPELEEALASASDTELYDLAAVLGVHNLVNNPKFDEGTISKDGKEIVKNVVKGEKVKPVFEEPPNPTNVEATLQRIKANDPTLLEVNLNNIKNIPIPTLKEFAKALETNTYVKKFSLAATRSNDPVAIAFADALKVNKTLKSLNTESNFITGIGILALVDALKVNKTLTEIKIDNQRQQLGTAVEMEIAQMLEENSQILKFGYQFTKQGPRTRVAAAITKNNDLVRKKRVEGERH